GGACCATCGTCGACGAAGTGAACCATCCGTATTGCGAAGCGTCGCCCGATTTTGCCAACTGGGAAGAGCATTATATGTTGTTCAACGGGCTCAAGGCACTGGCGCCCTATTCTCATACGAACGTGCACGCGAAATATTGGGACCGCTGGGGCGACAAGAATGACCTGCAGCGTTCCGTGAGGATTATGCTGGCGAACGGATTCAAAGGAACATTTGCGCTCGAGTACGAGACCGGACCTTGGGACCAGGTCGAGGGATGCAAGTACGAGTTTAAAGAGATCATGGCTGCGCTATCGACGCCTGTTCCGGTGGTTTGAGACTGGCGCGAGTCGCGCATACGTTCCGAAGTTTGGAATGTATGCGTGGCTGCCGCAGCGGCGAACCACATTGCGATCAGTCCAGAACGACGGGCGTGAACTTCAATAAGGGCCTCTCGCTTCGCGAGACCGCAGATGCTAAAAGGCGAGCATCTGCGCCAGCCGCGGCCCGATTCTATGGGGATCTCTACTACGGAAAGATTAGGTGGGTTTTTGAGGCCATACAGGATTACAGGAGGCCTGACCACGTAGTTTCCGATTTGGAAACCATATGGGAGCTTTACCCGTATACTACGCAACCCGTCCCCGCACGCCTATTTGGGGCTCTGTCCGACCAATGAATCGCGGATGACCACGTTCCGCAGTTTGGAGTGAGTACAGCATTTTGCTGATGCAAAACGGCGGAACAGAAGACCGAGCGTGGCGCAGAGGCATTTTCTGTCTCTGCGTTCAGCGAAGCTGTGTAGGCGAAAAAGAATGATGAATTCTAAATTATGAAAGGAAAAGGCAGTGGCAATTCATGAATGACGAGTGCTCCCGATGGACAGCTTACCATGAAACCAAGCAGAAACGTCCCGCTGCGCGGGATCGCAGACTCGGCAAAGCGCGAATCTGCGCCTGCCCCGAGAACGACACTCCAAGGCGTGCGTCCTCGCCACCCGGAAAGCGCTTGAATCCCCTGGGCCAATCAGAACACAATACCAACTATGGTGGACGGCATTCTCTTTTTGTGGTTTATTCTCGCGGCCCTTTCTGTGGTGTTTGTTTCCGTAGACGTTCGTCACACACCCGAGTCGCCGGTGCTCAAATGGGCTTTTGTTCTCATCTCGGCCTACGCCGGTCCGTTCGGCGCATTCTTCTACGTTCTTGGGTGCCGCGAACCGCTACCAGGCCTGCACGCCCGTTTTGTGGCAACGCGATGGCGCCAAGTCCTCGGTTCGACCATGCACTGCGTAGCCGGTGACGGTGCAGGTATTCTTGCAGGCGCCGCCATCGGCAGTTCCCTGCACCTGCAAGCGTCTGTTCATGTCGCTCTCGAATACGTTCTCGGATTCGGTTTCGGATGGACTATTTTTCAGGCATTGTTTATGCGCGACATGGCCGGCGGCTCGTTTACCCGGTCGCTCCGCTCCACCTTCATCCCCGAATTCCTTTCCATGAATGTGCTGATGGCTGGTATGTTGCCGACGATGATGTTCCTCATGGTCGCCATTCCGGGGAGTGACACACCTGGACACCTTACCTTCTGGTTCATAATGTCCATTGCGCTTCTGGTTGGCGCAGTTGTCGCCTACCCAATGAACTGGTGGCTCGTCGCCCACCATCTCAAGCATGGGATGATGACTATACGCAGACCCGAGGCCGCCGAAGAATCTGTCGCTCCGAAAAAAGCGGAAGAAATGCCGAAAATGGATCATCGCGAGACGGCCCTTACCCACGCGAGCCCACCATCGACGACCGCCGTCGTGAAAATGGCCTTCTTCAGTGTTTTACTGTTCGTGCTCGGTATCATTATCGCCGTGATCTCTGGTACCTGGCATTGACACTGCTGGGTGGCGCATCATACGTCCCGCGACTGGCTCAGAGGTGCTTTCTTCCTCTGCGTTCAGCGAAGCTGAGCGGGCACAAAGAGAATTGTTAATTCTGAATTATGAAGGACAAGATTTGAAGGATGAAGTGTGAAGGATGAAGGATGAAAGAAGCAACGGCGAGCCATGAATGACAAGCGCCACTGACGGACCGGCTGCCATCAGCCCAGACAAAATCCTCCCGCTTCGCGGGATCGCAGACTCGACAAAGTGCCAATCTGAGCCAGCCGGCAACCACACCTGAGCCGCTATCATCTGCTTTTTTTGAAACTTCGGGCAAGTATAAGGCATCTTTATCGGCTTCATGCCGGATGCTGATCGCAGCTGGGTACGTGAACGGATCAGACGTTGTTTTCGAAATTTCCCCAAAACAGCCTATAGCGGATTTTTGCGGGCAATGTTTACATGCCGGGTCGAAATTTATACACAGGTGGAATTCGCCGCTGCCGATGTATTCCTGTGGTTCCTTCGGCTTGCGCGTGGACGGCGAATTGGCGTGGTCCTTGCAATTTTTTGAGGTGTTGCGGGAACGGTGCAGAGAGGAGCTTGGGCGATGACCCTAGAGGGGGTGACTACAAGGAGAGGGAGGCAGGAAAAGTTGAGGCTGTACGGACGATCCGCTCCCGCCGGGCAACCGGCCTTTGAAAGGCACCGCATGAGTAGCTTACCAAAATGGCAGGAGCTTTATGAAGCTGCGGTTCTCGAAACCGACCGCAGCAAGCTGAAATCGCGCATCGAGGATGCGCAGAGCGCCATCGACGCCCGCCTTCGGGAACTCGAAACCGGCGCAACCAATTACGCCGATCAGCGCGAGGAACTCCGCAATGCGGAGGAGCGGCTGCAAACCTTGCGCGAAAGATTGCTTTCAGGCTAATCCAGAGCGGGATTCCAGCATGCGAACAAGGCAGGCGATGAGCCCCTCCAGATCCTCTTTGCCTACCACAGCGTCCACGCCGGCCCGGTAAGCCTGCTGCTCGAGGTGAGGCGTGCGATGGAGCGTGAACATAACCAAGCTGACGGAAGGGAATGCCCGTCTCAGCTCGCGTGCGGCTTCCATTCCATTCATCACCGGCATTGAAAGATCGAGGGTGATCAGGTCGGGCTTGAGTTGAAGTGACTTGTCGATCGCCTCCCGCCCGTTTTCAGCCTCTCCGCAGACTTCCCATCCCTTTTCCTCGTCCAAAAACTTTCGGAGTGCTTTTCGTATCGGGGCTTGGTCATCGACAATGAGAATGCGCGCGCGCTTGCGGCCCGGCAAGCCAGACACGCGCAGATAACAGCAAGGCGTGTCCTCCATCGAACCGGCAAGGGAGTATCTCTTCTTCTTTCCCACGGCGCGCCTCAGAGCAAGATCAGAGCAAGAAATGGATCGTTTTTGGAGTGTCGGCTGTACGGACGAATACTCGGCAATGAACAGGCCTTCAACAATCTATTGTGACACCCTGACTTGTTTTGTCAACCCGCGCGGTACCATTGACACATCAGCAATTTCGCTTCATCCATTCCAAAGTTATTGCTGCCGCACGTAAATTAAAGAGAGTAGTGGGGATCTCCGGGGTTGAGGTCCGCGGCATTTTGTGATCGCCGCAGTCGAGTCAAAAAAACCACAGACCGCAAGGGCGGCGAACTGCGCTACGCGCGGCGAGCGGCGGGAATATTCGCTATTCACTGAGCATTTCGAGGGTCAAGCCGTCTGGCTCGCCGGCGTAATACTTCTCCAGCGCATCGGCAAAGACGTTGCTGCCGGATGAGACGTGGGCGAAGAGAGTCATCGAGGACCGGAATTTCAGGGTGTCGGGGTAGCCGAAAATTTCGTCAGCGGAAACTCCCTTCACGCCGTTCACAAGTGATGTACACTCTGCCAGCCTGGGCCCGAGAATCGAATGCGCCAGGTAAGCCCTGGCTTCGTCCGCTGAAGAGATTCCGAACTTATTAGCCATGAGACTATGCCCCAGACCTTTGAGTTGGGGGAAGATGAACCATATCCAGTGCCCTTGTTTGCAGCCTTGGCGCAGCTCACGGCAGACCTGTGCATATACGGGGTCCTGCGCCTCGACGAACCGTTCCAAATCAAACTTCATATCAGCCACCAACAGCGGTTCCCCCATAGGGCGCGATTGTGATCGAACCTTCCATTCTGATGCGCGAAGAGTGAACTGACGGCGGGAACGGGTGGCCACCTCCGAATGTCCGATGCTGCGTCAAGCCAGTTTTCATGGACAGAAGCGGCGACAGAGGCCGAGCAAGCCCTACGGCTGCGTTACAACAGCCTGCGATTGCATCTTTTTCAGTTGATCAACTTCGGCCATGACCCGCTTCCATTCTTTCTTCTTTCGCTTAATCGAGTAAGGGGCATCGGGGTGTCCAAAGAATTCCAGCAATTCGCCGCGCACTTCGGGCGAGGCGCCGGTGAAATTCTTTTGCGCAAGCCGATCGAGCAACTTTGCTTGCGTCTCATCATTGAGCTTGTATTTCCCCGGCCCCGTTACATCGCCGGTGTCAAAGTTGTCATTGGGCAAGTCGAGGCGGCCTGTCCCAACCTGCTTGAGCAGCTGCCGGTAGCGTTGCAGGGTCGCATTGAAGCTGGATTCAAACATCTGCTCCGTCTCTGGCGTCGGCGTCTTGAGTTGAAGCACTTTCAAAGCGCCAAACTTCGGCAGTATCCGAATGATAAAGGCAATAAATCGTTCCTTGAACCCAGGCTCTCGATACGTTCTTCCCCAGCGTTTCCGGTAACTGGCGTGAGACAGATTGTAGAGAAACCTCCTTTTAGTGATGCCGGGCTCGTCCTGCTTGATCTCATTTTTCTTCAAAAGCCATGCAATCCGCGTTGCTTCCGGCAGCACGTGACTGACATCATGCCGGTAAGAGCCGAGCGCTTCGTTTTCATTGGAGAGCACGGTCTTCAAATTGAGGCCGTAGGTTTCCTGAAAAGCCTTTTCGAGCAGCGGAGCTGAAACTCCAAAGCCGATGAAGTCGTGGTAGCTGTCCGGCGCATAGCGTCCGCGCGCAATCTCCAGAACATCGAATCCAAATTCGGTTTTCAAGTGCTCCAGCTTGCCCTCCTCATACGTGACCGAGTCGCCGTATTTCCTTTCCAGCTTGGGATACAGGGCGGGAACCGCGCGATTCACCCCAATGCTGTGGCCATCATTATCAGCGGCATAGTGTGCCAGCGCTCCGAGTGCAAACGCATAGCCGTCGAGGTCCGTGGAATCCCGAATGAGCGCCAAAATAAAATCTCCGCTGCGAACGTAGTGAGTCAGGTCGCTGAAGAAAAAACTGCCATGCGGGTAATAGCCCATGTCCTGGATGATGGCGCCTCCGTAAGCGTAGCCGTGGGCCTCTTTGAGTTCTGCCATGGTGGCTCCCGGAAAGCGCTTCAAAAGCAAGGGGCGAATACTCGTATCCCAGGCGCTATCTATGATGGCCTCGTGTGAAAGGACGGCGTAGGCTGCGAGACTACCGGGCAAGCCCAGCAATAAAGAAAATGCGATGGCCCCTAATGAAAACCCAGCGAACCTTCCCCGCATGCGCCTCATTGCGACCACCTCGCCGGAATTGTACTGCGTTCTACCTCGACTGTGCACAGCGGACCGCGCGGCATGTCCATGGAGGAGGTAGCGCAGTCAACGGTAAAATTCTGATGCTCAACTTTGCGTGGCGGAGCGAAAAAATAAAAGCCGCTCGCTTCGCGCGCCCACAGACGCTACAAGGAGGCCCTCTGCGCGGCCGATGCCCTACATCACTTCTGCCTCTCAAGCTGGAAACACTCAGCCAGCGCGGCGCCGGTAGTCCTGGATAGCCTTTTCTGTTTCGCGCTTGATGGTGCGGCTTCTCTCGGTCTCGCGCCGGTCGTATACCTTTTTCCCTTTGGCAAGGGCGAGCTCGCATTTGATCCTGTTCCCTTTCAGGTAGAGGCGGGTGGGAACCAGGGTCAGGCCCTTTTCCTGGGTGCGGGAAGTCAGTTTATGGATCTCCTGCCGGTGCAGCAACAGGCGCCGCTCGCGAAGGGGATCGTGGTTCAGGTAGCTCCCGGAGCTGTAAGTGCTGATGTGGCAATTCACCAGCCAGACCTGTCCGCCCTTCACTGCCGCGTAGCTGTCTTTCAGGTTCACTTTCCCTTCGCGGATGGACTTGACCTCCGTGCCTTGCAATTCCATTCCAGCTTCAAATTTTTCAAGGAAATGATAGTAATGGGCAGCCTGCCGGTTGAGGGCAAAATTCTTCATTCGAGCTTCATCCATCCTGCTGCCCACCTTGCTGCTCCCTCGGCGTATTCGGCTAGAAATCACCATGTTAACACAGACTTTCCGCCGACTTCCGCGGAGCGGCTGCATCGAAAGGCCGGGATGGAGAAACCTCACTTGTGCCGTAATCGTCCTTAGATCGTGGTATAACGTAGCTGTGAGCGGGGCCGGGGTAGCTGCAATTTGTCACCAGGTTGTAAAAGCTTCGCTATGATAGAATGAAATCGTTGCTATTGCTGTGGTGCGTCGGGTAGATTCAATATCTGGGGTACAACTCCGGGCTTGGCAGTCACATCCTATCCTACGAGATCCGCCAGCGGCCAAGAGTAGGGCCCGGGCAAAGGTAATTGATGCCAATTATTGATACCCAAGTTGGTCCTGCCAGGAGCCATTCAAACAACGGGTCCAGCAACTCGACGCGCGAGGACTTTACTTTCACCATACCGGAATCCCCCGGCCTTCTTTCATCTCTCCGTGAAAACCTTCGCGAATGGCGCCGGACATCGAGATTGAGGGTTCCCGCCGGGTACGCCCGTGACGAGGCGGTCCTTCCCGTCACGGAAATGCGGCCATGGTACCGCGACTTTGGGAAGCAGATCGGGTCGCTATTCGAAAAACCGACTGACCCGATCGGAATTTTTAACCGCAGGCAGGAAAAGAAGCGCGCGGCGTGCGGACTCGCGGTTGCCATAGCGGGTGGAGGCTTTGCATACTGGCTCACCGGTCAGAATTTTCTCGCCGACCCGAAGATGATCGCTCTGGGGGCGATTGGCGGGTATGTTGTGGGAGAAACCCTCGGAATCTTCGCGTTCAAGAAGCGCGAATATCCGCCCGACATCTGGCAGGATTACCAGCTCCAGCGGGCTTCATGGGTGAACTCCGTCCTGGTCCATGCAGTGGTAATCCTGGCCCTGATTTTGCCGTATTACATCTCCCAGATGCTTCACCCAATGAAAAGCAACGTCCAGGTAACAGATATTTCGCCTCTCCTGCTCCAGATGCCGCCCTCTGCCAACAAGGCAGGCGGTGGTGGCGGTGGCGGCGCCCGCACTCCAACGCCCCCTTCAAAGGGTAAGGCGCCTTTATTCTCGAAGACACAGATGGCCCCGCCGGAAGTTACCATTCCCAAGGTCCAGCCGATCCTGCCCGTGAAACCTACTATCATTGGGCCACCTGAAATGAAGCTTCCCGACATGGCGCAGAACGCTCAATTTGGTGACCCGCTCCAGGGCGTCCCCGGACCGCCTTCGACCGGGCCGGGCTTCGGTGGAGGAATCGGTACGGGCCAGGGGACAGGGGTCGGATCGGGTCAAGGCGGAGGTTTCGGCCCCGGCCAGGGTGGAGGTGCGGGCGGCGGACTCTTTAGCGTGGGCGGCAACGTCAGCGCCCCAATCCCCATCTACAAGCCTGAACCTCCTTATTCCGAGCAGGCGCGCAAAGCCAAGTACCAGGGCACAGTGGTCCTTTGGATCGTGGTGGATGCGGCAGGTAATGTGACCGATGCGCAGGTGGTCAAACCTCTCGGCATGGGTCTCGACCAGAACGCCGTTACCACCGTCAAGACGTGGAAATTCAAGCCGGCCATGCGCAACGGGGGCCCCGTGCCGGTCAAAGTTATGGTGGAAGTCAGCTTCCGACTGTTTTGACGAGTTTTTTCCCGCTGCATTTCTCTTCCTGACAATTCCGATTACGGGAGGATCCCCTGCGCCGTACCGCGTACCCTGCCTCGATGAAGCTCATCATGACTCGCACCAGCGTTTGAAATGACTTCTAAAAATTTAGAGACAAGGCTGTAATAGGTGGCTGCGGTAGTCTACCGGCATTCTTGCAGCCTCTGGGTCCGGCACGCCCGCCTGTTTGGGTGGGACAACAAAATCGGAGTGTACAAATGCGACGCTTATCTCTTCGTCTATCGCTGGCGGCGGTTTCAGTTTTCGGATTTGCGCTCCCGACCGTTTGTCAGACCCCTGCTTCGAGTGCGGACCAACCCTCGGAGGAAGCCGAGATTCTGGTACTGAAAAGAAAAGTGGTCGAGCAGGACCAGCGGATCAATCAACTTGAGCAACAGGTCCAGGCCCTGCTGGGCCAGCAGAAAGCGCCCACAAATCCGGCCGGCAGTGAAAGCTCCAGGCCGGCGGAAAGCGCCGGCAGGGCGCGTTCGCCTGTCGTGGTGAGTTCTACCGTTGAAAGCGCGGCGGCCGTGCAGAAACCACAACCGCAGCCGGAGAAAACCTTCCGCACGCTACTGTCCCCCATCCACTTCGGCGGCAATGTTTATCTCTACCAATACGTGCCGCTCGGCATTTCCGGCGCGCATCCCAAGTTTGAGTTGTATGCATTTTCAGCGCTGGTGGACGGGCAGAAAGGGCCGTGGGGGTTCCACGCTGATTACCGCTTTCGTACCACAAAGCTCCGCAGCTTCTTCCCCGGCAACACCTGGCTGCAGCAGGGTTACGTCCGATACCGGACGTCCTACGGGGAGTTCAAGGCAGGCAGCTTCTACCGGCGCGTCGGCATCGAGTGGGATGATTCCTTCTTTGGCAACATTCAATATTTTGACGGTTTCAAGCTCGATCCGGAGTTTGGCGTGGGGTTTGAAGGTTCACACGAACTTGCGGGCCGCCTGAATGCGGAATATTCAATGCAGTACTTCTCTGCCAACGCGCCCGTCAACGGGTCGCTACCGGGCCGCGACTTTGTGTCCGAACCAGGGGCGCGAGCCAAAAACGACGTGACCATGAGGTTCGCGCCAGTCTGGCACTTCAGCAAGTCGACGTCACTGAACGTGGGAGGATCGTTTGCCCACGGCACGATCGAGCGCGACACGGGGCCCCACAACCAGCGCCGGCAGGCCGCAGCCGATGCAACCTTGCAGCTTGGCTCGCTGCTCGCCTATGGCGAAGTTCTGCGCCAGACGGTCAGCGGCCAAGTCATTTTGCCGCCGCAGGATGCCACCTATACTCTTGAGGGCATCCGCTGGGCGCGCGGGCGCTACCAGCCACGGCTGAATTACAGCCAGGCGAATTATCATGGCCTCAACGGCAGGCGGGAATATATCCTGCAGCCCGGCATCAATATCCGGCTGGCTGACAATCTGACGTTCATCTATGAATTTGACTTCTGGCGCGAACTTTCGGTGATGAAGCCGACGACTGTTGACCGAAGCTTGAACCTGGTTCTTCTGTACCATTTTTGAGAGGGTTGAGGGCATAGCGGGTAGCAGCGAGTTTATCTCGCCACACGGCGGCATAAAGCCGCCGCCACAAACCATTGTGATTGCACCAATTTTTTAGAGGCATGGCAATTCGACCTGAACAACAAGACAAAACCCCAGCCGGCATCGGCGAGCGCCTGGACCGTCTGCCGTGGACCGGTTTCCATTCGCGCGTGACGCTGGCGCTCGGCATCGGCTGGCTGCTCGACGCGTTTGAAGTCAACGTCATCGGCAACGTGCTCGGCATTCTGAAGAAGCTCTGGCATGTCACCGACGTCCAGGCTTCGGCGCTGGTCACCGTGTGGTTAGTCGGCATCATGATTGGCGCACTGCTGTTCGGATATCTCGCCGACCGGTTCGGCCGCCGCAAGCTGTTTATCCTGACCCTGCTGCTTTACTCAGGCTTCACTGTGGTCTCGGCACTGTCGCCGGGCTACTACTTCTTCATGGTATTCCGCTTCCTGACGGCTATCGGAGTGGGTGCGGAATACTCCGCTATCAATGCCGCCATCGGAGAGATTATTCCGGCGCGGTTTCGCGGCCGCGCCAACGCGACGGTGATGAACTTCTGGCCCGTGGGATCCATCCTCGCGGCGCTGCTCAGCCTTTACTTCATCAACCTGCTGCCGCCATCGGTTGGCTGGAGGTTTGCGTTCGGTCTTGGGGCCATCGTCGCCTTGTTCACCATCTGGGCGCGAAGAACCCTGCCGGAATCGCCCCGCTGGCTGCTCGGGCGGGGCCGCCGCCAGGAAGCGTTGCAAGTGATGCAGCAAATCGAGTCCGGCACGGGCCATTTTGATTTCACTGATTCACAGGCGCGGCGAGCAGACACAATCTCGGCGGGGTTTTTCAGCCAGGTTTGGCTTCTGGTGCGCGAACATCCGGGGCGGCTGGCGT
The nucleotide sequence above comes from Acidobacteriota bacterium. Encoded proteins:
- a CDS encoding energy transducer TonB, coding for MPIIDTQVGPARSHSNNGSSNSTREDFTFTIPESPGLLSSLRENLREWRRTSRLRVPAGYARDEAVLPVTEMRPWYRDFGKQIGSLFEKPTDPIGIFNRRQEKKRAACGLAVAIAGGGFAYWLTGQNFLADPKMIALGAIGGYVVGETLGIFAFKKREYPPDIWQDYQLQRASWVNSVLVHAVVILALILPYYISQMLHPMKSNVQVTDISPLLLQMPPSANKAGGGGGGGARTPTPPSKGKAPLFSKTQMAPPEVTIPKVQPILPVKPTIIGPPEMKLPDMAQNAQFGDPLQGVPGPPSTGPGFGGGIGTGQGTGVGSGQGGGFGPGQGGGAGGGLFSVGGNVSAPIPIYKPEPPYSEQARKAKYQGTVVLWIVVDAAGNVTDAQVVKPLGMGLDQNAVTTVKTWKFKPAMRNGGPVPVKVMVEVSFRLF
- the smpB gene encoding SsrA-binding protein SmpB, yielding MDEARMKNFALNRQAAHYYHFLEKFEAGMELQGTEVKSIREGKVNLKDSYAAVKGGQVWLVNCHISTYSSGSYLNHDPLRERRLLLHRQEIHKLTSRTQEKGLTLVPTRLYLKGNRIKCELALAKGKKVYDRRETERSRTIKRETEKAIQDYRRRAG
- a CDS encoding DUF4396 domain-containing protein — protein: MVDGILFLWFILAALSVVFVSVDVRHTPESPVLKWAFVLISAYAGPFGAFFYVLGCREPLPGLHARFVATRWRQVLGSTMHCVAGDGAGILAGAAIGSSLHLQASVHVALEYVLGFGFGWTIFQALFMRDMAGGSFTRSLRSTFIPEFLSMNVLMAGMLPTMMFLMVAIPGSDTPGHLTFWFIMSIALLVGAVVAYPMNWWLVAHHLKHGMMTIRRPEAAEESVAPKKAEEMPKMDHRETALTHASPPSTTAVVKMAFFSVLLFVLGIIIAVISGTWH
- a CDS encoding DUF1810 domain-containing protein — its product is MKFDLERFVEAQDPVYAQVCRELRQGCKQGHWIWFIFPQLKGLGHSLMANKFGISSADEARAYLAHSILGPRLAECTSLVNGVKGVSADEIFGYPDTLKFRSSMTLFAHVSSGSNVFADALEKYYAGEPDGLTLEMLSE
- a CDS encoding MFS transporter, which produces MAIRPEQQDKTPAGIGERLDRLPWTGFHSRVTLALGIGWLLDAFEVNVIGNVLGILKKLWHVTDVQASALVTVWLVGIMIGALLFGYLADRFGRRKLFILTLLLYSGFTVVSALSPGYYFFMVFRFLTAIGVGAEYSAINAAIGEIIPARFRGRANATVMNFWPVGSILAALLSLYFINLLPPSVGWRFAFGLGAIVALFTIWARRTLPESPRWLLGRGRRQEALQVMQQIESGTGHFDFTDSQARRADTISAGFFSQVWLLVREHPGRLALGSLLDFSEAAGYYGIFAFLPLVVLPHVNISDERVPWFFLIGNLGAVAGGALAAVALDKAGRKWTVTLFYLLAAVSMLVMGAATLHRSAEGVLAAFVVVNFCATGSWVSAYPTFSEIFPTRLRSTGIGFSVAFGRIGAAISPLVLVVLAERASVMDAFAVLGGFYVLGVVGMIPWILWGPEGRGKALEILGGESIEA
- a CDS encoding response regulator transcription factor; its protein translation is MGKKKRYSLAGSMEDTPCCYLRVSGLPGRKRARILIVDDQAPIRKALRKFLDEEKGWEVCGEAENGREAIDKSLQLKPDLITLDLSMPVMNGMEAARELRRAFPSVSLVMFTLHRTPHLEQQAYRAGVDAVVGKEDLEGLIACLVRMLESRSGLA